The following proteins are encoded in a genomic region of Leptolyngbyaceae cyanobacterium:
- a CDS encoding efflux RND transporter periplasmic adaptor subunit, translating to MNQQQTSESLNGKSATSPVLEQDIPLNPETDEIADRHQAEAVFVPEKADKSPVKNIIYTVIAVIILLAGGGAAWRWWQSNQTAAPPQAGQAQPMPVPVKLATIETSTLQDTSDFVGSLESQRSVQLRSEAEGRISQIYVKAGDFVRQGQIIARIDSAQVQAAIQQERANILRAQARLQELKAGSRPEEIARARASVAEARARLTDARAGSRTDEIDAARARLQAAEADAALKQQRLKRYEELRRAGGISQNALDQYVAENRSAEAIVREAKASLERLNQSRQSDVRELTAALEQQQQALQLLQSGTRAEEIAQAEAQVAQAQAQLRAQEVLLRNTGVSAPFVGTIGDVPAKLGDYLRKGDIVTTLTQNQSLDLRLAIPVERQPQLRLGLPVQLEGVENSLIGQISFISPKVNPDSQSILAKATFDNSQGQLRDGQFVRAKVVWNNYPNTIVIPTTAVVFQGQDRFVYVAKKLSDSPPSAAGQPAPQPAASPNPQAPQAPPPPTMKAKLQKVEIGLVKGDQTQIVSGLEAGSQIVVSGTQKLADGAPIMPMP from the coding sequence ATGAATCAGCAACAAACTTCCGAATCGCTTAATGGGAAATCAGCAACTTCACCAGTTTTAGAACAAGACATTCCATTGAATCCAGAGACAGATGAAATTGCCGATCGACATCAAGCTGAGGCGGTTTTTGTACCAGAAAAAGCAGACAAATCCCCAGTAAAAAATATTATTTACACCGTTATAGCAGTAATTATCCTGCTAGCGGGTGGAGGTGCGGCTTGGCGTTGGTGGCAGTCTAATCAAACTGCGGCTCCTCCTCAAGCAGGGCAAGCTCAACCGATGCCAGTCCCTGTCAAATTGGCAACGATCGAAACTAGTACCTTACAAGACACTTCTGATTTCGTGGGGAGCCTGGAATCTCAGAGATCGGTACAATTGCGATCGGAAGCTGAAGGGCGAATCAGCCAAATTTACGTCAAAGCTGGGGATTTCGTGAGGCAAGGACAAATTATCGCTCGCATAGATAGCGCCCAAGTACAAGCTGCCATCCAACAGGAAAGAGCCAATATCCTTCGCGCTCAAGCTCGCTTGCAAGAACTCAAAGCCGGCAGTCGTCCGGAAGAAATTGCTAGAGCTAGAGCCAGCGTAGCAGAAGCACGAGCTCGTTTAACAGATGCTAGAGCAGGCTCTCGAACAGATGAAATTGACGCCGCGCGAGCCAGATTACAAGCTGCCGAAGCAGACGCCGCCCTCAAACAACAACGGCTGAAAAGATATGAAGAATTAAGAAGAGCGGGTGGAATTTCTCAAAATGCTTTAGACCAGTACGTTGCGGAAAACCGCAGCGCCGAAGCTATCGTGCGGGAAGCCAAAGCAAGCCTAGAGCGACTTAATCAGAGTAGGCAATCAGATGTTAGAGAGTTAACTGCTGCTTTAGAACAACAACAACAAGCTTTACAGTTATTGCAAAGCGGTACGAGAGCCGAGGAAATTGCTCAAGCAGAAGCACAAGTTGCTCAAGCACAAGCTCAATTAAGGGCGCAAGAAGTCCTATTGCGAAATACGGGGGTGAGTGCGCCTTTTGTCGGCACGATCGGTGATGTGCCAGCCAAACTAGGAGATTATTTGAGAAAAGGAGATATCGTAACCACTCTGACTCAAAATCAATCCTTAGACTTGCGGCTAGCAATTCCCGTAGAACGACAACCTCAATTAAGATTGGGATTGCCAGTTCAGTTAGAAGGTGTGGAGAATTCCTTAATCGGTCAAATTAGTTTTATTTCGCCAAAAGTCAATCCCGACTCTCAATCTATTTTGGCTAAAGCTACTTTTGATAACTCCCAAGGACAGCTACGAGATGGGCAGTTCGTAAGAGCAAAAGTAGTTTGGAACAATTATCCGAATACGATCGTAATTCCTACCACAGCAGTGGTTTTCCAGGGTCAAGATCGGTTCGTCTACGTAGCGAAAAAATTGTCGGATTCCCCACCGAGCGCTGCCGGACAACCCGCTCCCCAACCAGCCGCCTCTCCAAATCCTCAAGCACCACAAGCGCCACCACCTCCCACCATGAAAGCAAAACTGCAAAAAGTGGAAATAGGTTTAGTTAAAGGTGACCAAACCCAAATTGTCAGCGGTTTAGAAGCTGGTTCTCAAATAGTCGTATCTGGCACGCAAAAATTAGCAGATGGAGCACCTATCATGCCGATGCCATAG